CCTGCCATGGATGTACAGGCTTTTCGTACTTCTTTCTGCTGAATTTAGGGTCTCCCATTTAATATCACTTCTTCTCTCTCGCTTTCTTCCTCTCTTCTTCCTCTGCTTTCTTCCTAGCTTCTACAGCTACTTTCCTTACAACGCCCACAGTCAAGCCAGTCCTCCCATGCGATCTAGTGCGCTGACCTCTGACCCTTTGCCCACGCTCATGCCTTATACCTTTATAGCATCTTATCTTTTTCATTAGGCCAATATCTTCTTTTACGCCGAGCTCTAGTTCTGAGCCTATAAGATGGCTATCAGAGCCGGAGTATAGCTCATGCATTCTGTTTAGAAGCCAGCCTGGCAGAT
This is a stretch of genomic DNA from Candidatus Thermoplasmatota archaeon. It encodes these proteins:
- a CDS encoding 30S ribosomal protein S13; the protein is MEEKKPEFKYIVRIADTDLDGNRSVVYGLTKIKGIGIRCSEAIADAAQLPRYKKLGELSDEEIEKLRDCVENIPKYLPGWLLNRMHELYSGSDSHLIGSELELGVKEDIGLMKKIRCYKGIRHERGQRVRGQRTRSHGRTGLTVGVVRKVAVEARKKAEEEERKKAREKK